The Chionomys nivalis chromosome 6, mChiNiv1.1, whole genome shotgun sequence sequence ATGAAGCCCTTTGTTTTTTGGACAGTAACTGAACCTGTTTTGGCTGTTAAGGATTCTGGCCCTGGAATGGAAGTATCTCCCTCAGTTCTTCTAGGACTGTGAATGGTTGAGCTATGCTGCAGATGGAAAGCTTGCTAGCCTCCATAATTACGTGAGCTTTTTAGTAACTCAAAGGAGagcaagaaggagagaaggaaaggggaagggtgtgtgtgtgttttatatatacataatatgatTCTGTTTTCCTGGAGAACTCTGACTGATACAGtccttgattttatttaatagtaTTTAATGTGCTAATGCTTTTGTAAAAGATTGGTGAGGGGGAGCCTTGGTAAGAACTCTGATGCTATTCTGTGAATAAAACACAATTTTGTGATaacttatgttaaaaaaaaattgttgaagaTGCAGATCAAGTAAGGTACCAGAGAACGTAACTACTAAAAATATTCAGCAATGGGACCCATTCCAACTACTGATATCTACATTCTCTACCAGAATATTCTCTTTTAGTTCTCTTTCCAATATTTTCCTCCTATAGACATGACTCTTGGAACACAAATAAACACAGCCAAACACATTACCTTTATTACACACTTGATTTACAATTAATTATTGACTATTCAACATTCACAAAATTTCAGCATTGCTAAATATTTTGGGATGTCTGCATTAAATTATCTGACATCAGGCAGCAAAATGCTTGCATAATTTCCCTACTCAAGTAATATATGTTGTATAGCTCCACATTTGTCAAGCATTGAATTTGGTCTAATATTTCAATCACAGAAATTCTAAACACATATTAGTGCCATAGTCTTATTTGATTTGCATGATCTAACAGTTTATTGGTCATTGTTTGCTACTAACTTCTGGAAAATGCACTAGGGTTTTGTCCATTTTTGCAGTGAGAAATGGGTCATGAATGTCTTATCGCCTTTCATTTATAATGAATCATATTCTTTGATCTTTAGAATCCCTGTATATATTAgcatgtttatataaaatatcacaatatatcttttattttattttttaatttcattttacattctatcCACAATTATCTCCTATTGGATGGAGGCCgattgttggttcccagctgctcagaaccaaaataaccactcagaaactgtattaattaaatcactgcttggcctattctaacttcttatcagctaactctcacatcttaatttaacccatttctattaatttgtgcatcaccacgaggttgtggcctctcagcaaagtttcagcatgtctgtctttgccagcagctccatggcttctccctgactctgccttattcctcccagcattcagattagtttttccctttcccccatttacctaagttctgccctgctctgctataggcttaaagcagtttctttattcaccaatggtattcacagcacacaaaggATAATCCCACATCAATCCTCTCCACCCTTCCTCCTGCACCACCTTCCCCCAACACATCCCCCATCCACCCCTCCCAATGAATAAGGACTCCCATGGGAGTCTACCAAGTCTGATACATTAAGTTGGGGCAAGATCAAGCTCCTCTACTCTATATTAAGGCTAAACATGGCATCCCTTCATAGGGAATAGACTCCAATATGCTAGCTCAGGTGCCaggaatagatcctggtcctaaTACCAGGTATCTCACAGATATTCCAAatttcaccactgtctcccacatatggagggcctagttcatCCCATGAATGTTCCACAAATGCAGGTCTAGAGTTCCTGAGTTTCTACAAGCTTGCTTCTGCTATCTCTGTAGATTTtgcccttgctcatatattccttttttccttttcttttctttctttctttctttctttctttctttctttctttcttttttttttttttttgtgagccgACAAGTTTTTATTCATGTTCCTAACAGGTGTATGGATGAGGAATTACAGGAGCAatgtcttagggcttctattgctgtgacaaagttccatgaccaaaaagcaagttggggcagaaagggtttatttggcttacacttgcaCAGTATTgctcatcattgaaggaaatcacGACATatagttggttgtttttactctttactcttttgggggtggcaccacccagctcccgaATAATCACACATACCCAGAGATTTATTCTCTGGGTATATAAAtgtccggccttagcttggcttgtttcttgccagcttttcttaagttatcctgtctttcttttccctctggactttttacctttctctatttctgaatacctctctttacttcttactctgtggctggctgtgtagctgggtggctggtcctttgagtcttcctccttctctcgcTTCTtgatcttttttctctctttttctccttttatttatcctctctgctgcAGCTgcgcctgtcctttctcctgcctagctattgggtGTCAGCTCTTTATCCCggagcttggcctggtgcttgactgtggatctctgcatctggttctgtcagttactgaatgaaggctctTTGATAATCGTTGGGGTATTCACCATTTAAGGATCCCTATACATACTtaattatcagggaaatgcaaatcaaaataactctgagataccatcttgcatCTGTTTGAATGATTAAGATCAAAAGTACTGAGGACAGCTTTTGTTGGAAAGGATGTGTTGTCAAGGGATCACTTCACCATTGTTAGTGGGATCCAAAATTGTatagccactctggaaatcagtatggaggtttctcagaaaattgggaatcaatctacctcaagacacagtgATACCATTCCTGGAAATATATGCAAAGGATACTCattcataccataaggacatttgctcaacaatgttcatagcagcattatttgtaataaccagaacctggaaacaacctagatgcccctcaactgaagaatggataaaggaaatgcagTACTTTTACAGAATGGAGTATTgctcagctgaaaaaaaaatgaaatttgcagacaaatggatggaactaggaaaaatcatcctgagtgaggtaacccagactgagaaCAAGTacagtatgtactcattcataagtggatattagatttaaagcaaaggataaccagagcACAGTCTACAGCTTCAGCGACAGTAGATAACAAGGGAAATCCTAAGGACACATGGAtcacaatatattttaaagattctatCGTGTTATATTTATGTAAACAATACACCTACAGTTTGTAATTCCATATACACATTACATTGTCTTAAAGTCGCCACATTTGTGTTTATAGAAAAGTTTCTCAGATTGTTTTTATGCATCATACTTTACCAGCTTGAATTTAATATCATATTTTAGGAAAGAAAGGTTTGGCTTAAAGTACAGGGAGAAGGGATTGGGAAATGCTGGGGAAGCTTAGggaaggacaaagaggagctCTCAGAAAGAATGGTGCATCGTAAGGTTTGACACACTGAAAAGGTTCCAATGGTTTAAGTAGCCAAGCATAATTTCTGACATTTGTGAATCAGGGAGCATGAACATGTTACAATAGGTTTTGGCTTCACAATGAACAATTCTTCATAACATAATGTCaagcacattttaatttttgaaatttctaaacattaactatatttttgaaaattcagtttaaaattttttccatCTTTCCAAGAAAAACTGAGTCATCTTGTAACTTTCCAAGTGTTTGCCTGGATTTTATATTGATAATATCATAGCATTTGGAAAAACATCTTAAACTACATGAATATTGTTGAAAATATGAAAGTACTTAAGAGCACTCAGGTTCTGATGATTATTACAATTGCCTGAATGtccattttttattataataaaaatgtgcaACTATAACATTTAAggcaattatttttgtttattttctacacCCCTAAAACACActgaaattcatatttttaaaaactattcatGTGAGGCTGCCGGGAAGATGGCGGACATTCAGACCGAACATGCGTACCAAAAGCAGCCCACGATCTTCCAAAACAAGAAGCGTGTTCTGCTTGGAGAAACCGGCAAGGAGAAACTCCCTCGGTACTACAAGAACATCGGTCTAGGCTTCAAGACACCCAAGGAGGCCATCGAGGGCACCTACATTGACAAGAAATGCCCGTTCACTGGCAACGTTTCCATCCGAGGTCGGATCCTGTCCGGTGTCGTGACCAAGATGAAGATGCAGAGGACCATTGTCATCCGCAGGGACTATCTTCATTACATCCGAAAGTACAATCGCTTTGAGGAACGCCACAAGAACATGTCTGTACACCTGTCCCCCTGTTTCAGGGATGTACAGATCGGCGACATTGTCACTGTGGGAGAGTGCAGGCCCCTGAGCAAGACCCTGCGATTCAACGGGCTCAAGGTCACCAAGGCCGCTGGCACCAAGAAACAGTTCCAGAAGTTCTGACCTGGAACAAATAAAGTTATTTtctggcaaaaaaagaaaaaaaaaaaaactattcatgTGCATTTCAAGTTCCTATGCATTTCTGgtttttatattatgtttatagttatgcatatatacacagttttctaaaaaatcttttgaaaaaataatagatAATAGAAGACCTTTGTTTATGcatttttgattttgaaatgaTTTGTA is a genomic window containing:
- the LOC130876493 gene encoding 40S ribosomal protein S11-like gives rise to the protein MADIQTEHAYQKQPTIFQNKKRVLLGETGKEKLPRYYKNIGLGFKTPKEAIEGTYIDKKCPFTGNVSIRGRILSGVVTKMKMQRTIVIRRDYLHYIRKYNRFEERHKNMSVHLSPCFRDVQIGDIVTVGECRPLSKTLRFNGLKVTKAAGTKKQFQKF